One stretch of Bactrocera tryoni isolate S06 unplaced genomic scaffold, CSIRO_BtryS06_freeze2 scaffold_7, whole genome shotgun sequence DNA includes these proteins:
- the LOC120781559 gene encoding E3 SUMO-protein ligase ZBED1-like: MKEMDPRYRLPSRSHLRDEVIPSQYESLKNKLHSVLNDIDFVAITTDLWTSKANEGYITVTCHLVLNSFTLESAILATRQLLDTTNHNAINISETLKGVLDDWGVTNKVVCVVTDNDAVMLIACELFEYKHLPCVAHTINLIVQDVRLPDFDVILTKCMSVVGFFKRSQIAYSKFKGAQGDNPHSLLQEMPTRWNSAFEMIKRILKTNEFITLALVSSRGAPLPFSAEEVDILNDISELLSPFEETTLSVSTNTKVSASIIIPVICELNHKVNNIKVNTEKGKNIFTTIKFSLTKRLASYETRTIPRIATILDPRFKKHGFCNPFNAEEGVKAVQPELFTKLPANPLHPPTSPTQEPSRFSFLQVKSQNKVHSSWADAIILMRQHFGKENQPENCDPLSYWQITTDGDAFKTLAKKYFCVPASSCESERVFSKAGQLISKRRTRQSSTVVDKLLFLNKNKHVINM, encoded by the exons ATGAAAGAAATGGACCCCCGCTACAGGTTACCTAGTAGGTCACACCTGCGCGACGAAGTGATTCCATCTCAATATGAGTCTCTTAAGAATAAACTCCATTCTGTACTTAACGATATTGATTTTGTGGCCATAACGACTGACTTGTGGACATCCAAAGCAAACGAAGGTTACATTACAGTTACGTGCCATTTggttttaaatagttttacgTTGGAGTCGGCAATTTTAGCAACAAGGCAACTTCTTGACACTACCAATCACAATGCTATTAATATTTCTGAAACACTAAAGGGCGTGCTTGATGATTGGGGTGTCACGAATAAAGTTGTTTGTGTTGTGACTGACAATGATGCGGTGATGCTAATAGCATGTGAGTTGTTTGAATATAAGCACTTGCCTTGTGTAGCGCATACAATCAACCTTATTGTGCAAGATGTCCGATTGCCCGATTTCGACGTAATTCTTACAAAATGTATGTCGGTAGTTGGCTTTTTTAAGAGAAGCCAGATCGCATATTCGAAATTTAAGGGCGCTCAGGGGGACAATCCGCATTCTCTTCTGCAAGAAATGCCAACTCGCTGGAATAGCGCATTCGAAATGATTAAGCGCATACTGAAGACAAACGAATTTATTACATTAGCTTTGGTATCTTCTCGTGGCGCTCCATTGCCGTTTTCAGCAGAAGAAGTGgatattttaaatgatatatCCGAGTTGCTATCCCCCTTCGAAGAGACGACGCTTTCTGTGTCTACAAACACAAAAGTATCAGCGTCCATAATTATCCCAGTCATATGCGAACTGAATCATAAAGTAAACAATATTAAAGTCAACACAGAAAAAGGCAAAAACATATTCACGACCATCAAGTTTAGTCTTACCAAGAGGCTCGCAAGCTATGAAACACGCACAATACCACGAATTGCTACCATACTAGATCCCCGCTTTAAGAAACACGGATTTTGTAATCCCTTTAATGCGGAAGAAGGTGTCAAAGCTGTGCAGCCTGAACTGTTTACAAAACTACCTGCAAACCCACTACACCCGCCAACATCACCAACACAGGAACCAAGCCGATTTTCTTTTCTACAAGTCAAAAGCCAAAACAAGGTGCACTCTTCCTGGGCAGATGCCATTATCCTGATGAGACAGCATTTTGGAAAGGAGAACCAGCCGGAAAACTGTGACCCTCTTTCGTACTGGCAG attACTACAGATGGCGACGCGTTTAAAACGTTAGCTAAAAAATACTTCTGCGTCCCCGCATCTTCGTGCGAATCTGAAAGAGTTTTCAGCAAAGCTGGACAACTTATAAGTAAGCGTCGCACGCGGCAATCATCGACCGTTGTCGATAAGCTCCTCttcttaaacaaaaacaaacatgtaattaatatgtaa